Proteins from a genomic interval of Methanobacteriaceae archaeon:
- a CDS encoding transposase family protein yields the protein KSITPRYKSFIYHLKDKRVEKTSNKIENAFQKTMPKSRKRTFKTKRGVLKRIYRRDLIWNDNRKKDFENQQSF from the coding sequence AAAATCAATCACTCCACGATATAAAAGCTTCATTTATCACTTAAAAGATAAACGAGTTGAAAAAACAAGTAACAAAATTGAAAATGCATTTCAAAAAACAATGCCAAAATCAAGAAAACGAACATTCAAGACTAAACGAGGTGTTTTAAAACGAATCTATCGCAGGGATCTCATTTGGAATGACAATCGCAAAAAGGATTTTGAAAATCAACAAAGTTTTTGA
- a CDS encoding sensor histidine kinase: MVYKVKYDEKNYSVVITKTGKEDWFTPGKVLYDVKPYDGFLKDMSTNLDIVIPVNDFKDYTHIYSNVFIEELEISIPNNIIGTSFGDNYRKLKDIIYPIFEQVYKTKTKKKLHFYFENGEGQVKYIFLDIIYAEESIVIVYNNTTDPLLNSQQQIHTSKEFNEVSYNYIKDINGNYFYDSNIYELVEREFCQDDFKRDIICDLVVPEDKELYNSLITGDTQYSNTTHNNVYIQTKKGTRKSLVITSSKLYVGKELSQVAVTITDISKNIERKNKLLMNKLLTIIDNKLGVGTYIKDKKTGAYIISNALYDKLHLSKPEAHNLDMNYKKYLIDEEDHKYFDDFYNGKIQCLEREVRYKSPNCDKNQHLFVYLNRYIEDDSDIFFMGIKEISREIKIQKNLLSQNHELMFLTSVVKDIQESTSLAISYMDSKGKFHWSDEIYRIIDRYPRPEDEDINILAPLVSYDDQIKMESIIYNSIDDELFHNDFLITTETGKEKYIRTTARKIFDDEGNFLRLSMSAQDISKQKEYEKQLVRNTEEKNVLVQEVHHRVKNNLQIIMSFINLEKKFHKGNYEKILDVTERRIGALALIHERTYKDENMNYMNVPVFLEDLDKQLYARSRKRGYKFVTSIDEDLTFSINTVTPLSLIINELTANTFKYAFDDEDESSKIIFKSLELFEKDGKKFCKFKYKDNGSGLPEGFDLTEYKGLGWQIITSLARQMDAEYEIIDDNGVGMSLTFPVV, encoded by the coding sequence ATGGTGTATAAAGTAAAATATGATGAAAAAAATTACTCCGTAGTCATCACCAAAACTGGAAAAGAAGACTGGTTTACTCCCGGTAAGGTTCTTTATGATGTTAAGCCCTATGACGGTTTTCTAAAGGACATGTCTACAAATTTGGATATTGTAATTCCAGTTAATGATTTTAAAGATTATACACATATTTATTCAAATGTTTTCATTGAAGAGTTAGAGATTAGTATACCTAATAACATTATTGGTACTAGCTTTGGAGACAATTACCGTAAATTGAAGGATATCATATATCCTATTTTTGAACAAGTCTACAAAACCAAAACCAAAAAGAAACTACACTTTTATTTTGAAAATGGGGAAGGTCAGGTAAAATACATATTTTTAGATATAATTTATGCTGAAGAAAGTATTGTAATTGTTTATAATAATACAACTGATCCATTGCTTAATTCCCAGCAGCAAATTCATACATCTAAAGAATTCAATGAAGTTTCTTACAACTATATTAAAGATATCAATGGAAATTATTTCTATGATTCAAATATCTATGAGCTTGTTGAAAGAGAGTTCTGCCAAGATGACTTTAAAAGAGATATTATTTGCGATTTAGTCGTTCCTGAAGATAAAGAATTATATAACTCACTAATTACAGGAGATACTCAGTATAGTAATACAACTCATAATAATGTTTATATCCAAACTAAAAAAGGAACTAGAAAAAGTCTGGTTATTACTTCAAGTAAGTTATATGTTGGTAAAGAATTATCACAAGTTGCAGTTACAATAACTGATATTAGTAAAAATATTGAGAGAAAAAATAAACTTCTCATGAATAAACTGTTAACTATAATTGATAATAAATTAGGTGTTGGTACATACATTAAAGATAAAAAAACTGGTGCATATATTATTTCAAATGCACTTTATGACAAGTTACACCTTTCTAAACCAGAAGCACATAATTTAGATATGAATTATAAGAAATATCTTATTGATGAAGAAGATCATAAATATTTCGATGATTTTTACAATGGTAAAATCCAATGTTTAGAACGTGAAGTAAGATATAAATCTCCTAACTGTGATAAAAATCAACATTTATTTGTTTATTTAAACAGATATATTGAAGATGATAGTGATATATTCTTCATGGGTATTAAAGAGATTAGTCGTGAAATTAAAATTCAAAAGAATTTACTTTCACAAAACCATGAATTAATGTTCTTAACATCTGTAGTAAAAGATATCCAGGAATCCACTTCATTAGCTATTAGTTATATGGATTCTAAAGGTAAATTCCACTGGAGTGATGAAATTTATAGAATTATTGATCGCTATCCAAGACCAGAAGATGAAGATATTAATATTTTAGCACCATTGGTTTCTTATGATGATCAAATTAAAATGGAATCTATAATTTATAATTCAATTGATGATGAATTATTCCATAATGACTTCTTAATAACAACTGAAACAGGAAAAGAAAAGTATATAAGAACTACAGCACGTAAAATCTTTGATGATGAAGGTAATTTCCTTCGTTTAAGTATGTCTGCTCAAGACATTTCCAAACAAAAAGAATACGAAAAACAGTTAGTTAGAAATACTGAAGAGAAAAATGTTTTGGTCCAGGAAGTTCACCATCGTGTGAAAAATAATCTCCAGATTATTATGAGTTTCATCAACTTGGAGAAAAAGTTCCATAAAGGAAACTATGAGAAAATCCTTGATGTAACTGAAAGACGTATTGGTGCACTTGCTTTAATTCACGAACGTACATATAAAGACGAAAATATGAATTATATGAATGTTCCAGTATTCTTAGAAGATTTGGACAAACAATTATATGCTCGTTCAAGAAAAAGAGGATACAAATTTGTCACAAGTATTGATGAAGATTTAACATTCTCTATTAATACTGTTACTCCATTATCTTTAATTATTAATGAGTTAACTGCAAATACATTCAAATATGCTTTTGATGATGAGGATGAATCTTCTAAAATAATTTTTAAATCTTTAGAATTATTTGAAAAAGATGGTAAAAAATTCTGTAAATTTAAATACAAGGATAATGGTAGTGGATTGCCTGAAGGATTTGACTTAACAGAATACAAAGGATTAGGTTGGCAAATTATTACTTCCCTTGCAAGACAAATGGACGCAGAATATGAAATTATCGATGATAACGGCGTTGGAATGTCTTTAACATTCCCTGTCGTTTAA
- a CDS encoding MarR family transcriptional regulator yields MDNTQIYELLGFVKVSAYRTATLKSINNDLKMPSQIAKEINVNTSQVSSALSDLKKKNLVICINEDVRKGRLYKCTDLGKSVAKKL; encoded by the coding sequence ATGGATAATACTCAAATATATGAACTTCTTGGTTTTGTTAAAGTATCTGCTTATAGGACAGCTACATTAAAATCAATAAACAATGATTTGAAAATGCCATCACAAATTGCTAAAGAAATAAATGTAAATACAAGTCAAGTTTCATCTGCTCTTTCTGATTTAAAAAAGAAAAATTTAGTTATCTGTATTAATGAAGATGTAAGAAAAGGCAGATTATATAAATGCACAGATTTAGGAAAATCTGTTGCAAAAAAATTATAA
- the comE gene encoding sulfopyruvate decarboxylase subunit beta, translating into MARREAIEDIMKYIDDELVVCNIGFPSRELYDIKDRNENFYMIGSMGLASSIGLGLALSQPNRDIVVIDGDGALLMNMGSLVTVFANNPRNLTWIVIDNGAYGSTGNQDTYAQELDLVDVARGVGFKNSYNFKDINLKEFIKSEDASFIVYNTESGNSKAPIIDLTPVEIKNRFMDII; encoded by the coding sequence ATGGCAAGAAGAGAAGCTATTGAAGATATAATGAAATACATTGACGATGAATTAGTAGTTTGTAACATTGGATTTCCATCAAGAGAATTATATGACATTAAAGACAGAAATGAAAACTTCTACATGATTGGATCAATGGGACTTGCATCATCTATCGGTTTAGGTCTTGCCCTATCACAGCCAAACAGAGATATTGTTGTAATTGATGGTGACGGTGCACTTTTAATGAATATGGGTTCTCTAGTAACTGTATTTGCTAATAATCCTAGAAATTTAACATGGATTGTTATAGACAATGGTGCTTATGGTTCAACAGGAAATCAGGATACTTATGCACAGGAATTAGATTTAGTTGATGTTGCAAGAGGTGTAGGATTTAAAAACAGCTATAACTTTAAAGATATCAATTTAAAAGAGTTTATTAAAAGCGAGGATGCTAGTTTTATTGTATATAATACTGAATCCGGAAACTCAAAAGCACCAATCATTGATTTAACTCCTGTTGAAATTAAAAATAGGTTTATGGATATTATTTAA
- the comD gene encoding sulfopyruvate decarboxylase subunit alpha: MDSSEAIFNGLKDAGIDFIVSVPCVNLSKLLNMIDEDPDITHVPVTREEEGIGICAGAYLGGKKVAILMQNSGLGNSINALKSLTELYEFPLLMIMSHRGTEGENICGQVPMGESTPLILEAMNYTFFKPQIPEQAYENVKEAWNLSVESGKPTSVLLEIKYW, encoded by the coding sequence ATGGATAGTAGTGAAGCTATATTTAATGGACTTAAAGATGCAGGAATCGATTTTATTGTAAGTGTTCCCTGCGTTAATCTATCAAAATTATTAAATATGATTGATGAAGACCCTGATATAACCCACGTTCCAGTTACCCGTGAAGAAGAAGGAATTGGAATATGTGCTGGGGCATATCTTGGAGGTAAAAAAGTAGCTATTTTAATGCAAAATTCAGGTCTTGGAAACTCAATTAATGCATTAAAATCCCTTACTGAATTATATGAATTCCCATTATTAATGATAATGAGTCACAGAGGAACTGAAGGAGAAAACATCTGTGGACAAGTTCCAATGGGAGAATCAACTCCATTAATCTTAGAAGCAATGAATTATACATTTTTCAAACCGCAAATTCCTGAACAAGCATATGAAAATGTAAAAGAAGCTTGGAACTTATCTGTTGAAAGTGGAAAACCAACAAGTGTTTTACTTGAAATCAAATATTGGTGA
- the cofH gene encoding 5-amino-6-(D-ribitylamino)uracil--L-tyrosine 4-hydroxyphenyl transferase CofH gives MFDKLPISSKTEQILTKSLDEQISVEEANYLMNLKGSDVYPLLATADYLRQDIVGDNITFINNCNINFTNICTVRCGFCAFGKDEDDHDAYILDDEAILEKAHGAVEKGAREFCVMGGVLPDADISYYEHLLTLLKDEYPDVMIHGFSPTMIKDACEVSKMDIAEGFEILKDAGLDTLPGTAAEILTDRSREIICPEKVSVSEWIDIVKTAHEVGIKGSSTIMYGHVETLEERVQHIDIIRKLQEETHGFTEFIPMTFMHEYSPIFLEGQSNLGATGMQDLKLYAVSRLMLRDLIPNIQVSWVKMGFRFAQVSLMAGANDLGGTLGGDELSAASGAPDGVEASIASLSKIIKDLGRNPLERNSEYSEFYPVD, from the coding sequence ATGTTTGATAAACTACCAATTTCTTCTAAAACAGAACAAATCTTAACTAAATCTTTAGATGAACAGATTTCTGTTGAAGAAGCAAATTACTTAATGAATCTTAAAGGATCTGATGTTTATCCTTTACTTGCCACTGCTGATTATTTAAGACAAGATATTGTTGGAGACAACATTACATTCATTAATAATTGTAATATCAACTTTACAAATATTTGTACTGTTAGATGTGGTTTTTGTGCATTTGGAAAGGATGAAGACGATCATGATGCATATATATTGGATGATGAAGCAATTTTAGAAAAAGCTCATGGTGCTGTTGAAAAAGGAGCACGTGAATTTTGTGTAATGGGAGGAGTACTTCCTGATGCTGATATTAGCTATTATGAACACTTGCTTACATTATTAAAAGATGAATATCCTGATGTGATGATTCATGGTTTTTCACCAACTATGATTAAGGATGCATGTGAAGTATCTAAAATGGACATTGCTGAAGGTTTTGAAATATTAAAAGATGCAGGTCTTGACACCCTTCCGGGAACAGCTGCTGAAATATTAACAGACCGTTCAAGAGAAATAATTTGTCCTGAGAAAGTTAGTGTTTCCGAGTGGATAGATATCGTTAAAACAGCTCATGAAGTTGGAATCAAAGGATCATCCACTATCATGTATGGGCACGTCGAAACTTTAGAAGAAAGAGTGCAACATATTGATATTATTAGAAAATTACAAGAAGAAACTCATGGTTTTACCGAGTTTATTCCAATGACTTTTATGCATGAATATTCTCCAATCTTTTTGGAAGGACAATCAAACCTTGGAGCTACTGGAATGCAGGATTTAAAATTATATGCAGTATCCAGATTAATGCTTAGAGATTTAATTCCAAATATTCAAGTATCCTGGGTAAAAATGGGTTTCAGATTTGCTCAAGTTTCCCTTATGGCTGGTGCTAACGATTTAGGTGGTACCTTAGGTGGAGACGAATTATCCGCTGCTTCAGGTGCTCCGGATGGAGTTGAAGCATCAATTGCAAGTTTAAGTAAAATTATTAAGGATTTAGGTAGAAATCCTCTTGAGAGAAACTCCGAATACTCTGAGTTTTATCCAGTTGATTAA